The following coding sequences lie in one Cannabis sativa cultivar Pink pepper isolate KNU-18-1 chromosome 5, ASM2916894v1, whole genome shotgun sequence genomic window:
- the LOC115704347 gene encoding exopolygalacturonase-like: MALKFHITVTYLSLILGFILGAKSSLFDVRTYGAKPNTDISQAISTAWKSACASPTQSVLFIPSGVFYLKRAILQGPCKAPIKVQLQGTLRALNDLTGFKDEDGWVIFEHINDLNLMGGGTFDGQGKSVWGKQCGKGKYCSKYPMNIRFDYITNSLIQDITSLDSKQFHMNVLGCQNVTFLHVHVIANGDSPNTDGIHIGRSFMINITDVNIQTGDDCISLGDGSKKITITKVTCGPGHGISVGSLGKYMNEQPVEGVFVRNCTLINTMNGLRIKTWPNSFVGLASNIHFEDIIMENVGNPIYIDQEYCPWNQCNKAVPSKVQIKDVSFKDIRGTSATANAINFICSSGFPCQNVEVVNIDLRYNGKQGHITSQCKNIKPRILGIHNPTACLAS, encoded by the exons ATGGCTTTGAAATTTCACATAACAGTAACATATTTGTCTTTAATTTTAGGTTTCATTCTTGGAGCCAAATCTTCACTTTTTGACGTAAGAACATATGGTGCAAAACCTAACACGGACATAAGTCAG GCTATCTCAACTGCATGGAAAAGTGCTTGTGCATCACCAACTCAAAGTGTATTATTTATTCCAAGTGGGGTATTCTATTTAAAACGAGCTATATTACAAGGACCATGTAAGGCTCCAATAAAGGTTCAACTTCAAGGAACACTGAGGGCCTTAAATGATCTAACTGGTTTCAAGGATGAAGATGGTTGGGTTATATTTGAACATATTAATGACCTAAATTTAATGGGAGGTGGTACTTTTGATGGACAAGGTAAATCAGTTTGGGGCAAACAATGTGGAAAAGGCAAATATTGTAGTAAATATCCCATG AATATAAGATTCGATTACATCACCAATTCCTTAATTCAAGATATAACATCGTTGGATAGCAAACAATTTCATATGAATGTGTTAGGTTGCCAAAATGTTACCTTTTTACATGTTCATGTAATTGCAAATGGTGATAGTCCTAACACAGATGGAATCCATATTGGGCGATCATTTATGATAAACATAACAGATGTAAATATTCAAACGGGAGATGATTGTATTTCTCTTGGTGATGgaagtaaaaaaataactattacAAAGGTTACATGTGGACCTGGCCATGGTATCAGTGTTGGAAGCCTTGGAAAATATATGAATGAACAGCCTGTAGAAGGAGTGTTTGTTAGAAATTGTACATTAATAAATACAATGAATGGATTAAGAATCAAAACATGGCCAAATTCATTTGTTGGATTAGCTTCTAATATCCATTTTGAGGATATTATCATGGAAAATGTGGGCAACCCTATTTATATTGACCAAGAATATTGTCCTTGGAATCAATGCAACAAAGCG GTTCCATCAAAAGTTCAAATAAAAGATGTGAGCTTCAAGGATATTCGTGGTACTTCTGCAACAGCAAATGCTATAAACTTTATTTGCAGTAGTGGTTTTCCATGCCAAAATGTTGAAGTTGTtaatattgatcttagatataATGGAAAACAAGGTCATATTACATCTCAATGTAAAAATATCAAACCCAGGATACTTGGAATTCACAACCCAACTGCATGCCTCGCTAGCTAA